In Aeromicrobium marinum DSM 15272, one genomic interval encodes:
- a CDS encoding iron chaperone produces MDTDRNDDGPPAPETVEDYITAMPSYDVAPRLVQMRATLRAALPDAEEVLSHGLPAYRQHGVVVVQFSGHDDWTALHVFPPGPVLTRFAEALQPHAVARTAIRFSLDEPLPTALVHDIAVFRLGEAAAYAARKRERR; encoded by the coding sequence ATGGACACCGACCGGAACGACGACGGACCGCCGGCCCCCGAGACGGTCGAGGACTACATCACCGCGATGCCGTCCTACGACGTCGCACCGCGGCTGGTGCAGATGCGGGCGACGCTGCGGGCGGCGCTGCCGGACGCCGAGGAGGTGCTGAGCCATGGCCTGCCCGCCTACCGCCAGCACGGCGTCGTGGTGGTGCAGTTCTCCGGCCACGACGACTGGACCGCGCTGCACGTGTTCCCGCCCGGCCCGGTGCTGACGCGGTTCGCCGAGGCCCTGCAGCCGCACGCCGTGGCGCGCACGGCGATCCGGTTCTCGCTCGACGAGCCCCTGCCCACCGCGCTGGTCCACGACATCGCGGTGTTCCGGCTGGGTGAGGCCGCGGCCTACGCCGCCCGCAAGCGCGAGCGACGCTGA
- a CDS encoding ABC transporter permease, with protein MTSTLSSTTETPAAPGSLTRVVTDGWVLAKRNVIKIIRVPEILVFVLISPIMFVLLFAFVFGGAIDPGDGSNYREFLIGGIFAQTVVFGATFTGAGLAEDISKGIIDRFRSLPMSQSAVLVGRTTSDIVYNVLSLIIMALTGLLVGWRVRDGVIDMVSGFLLLLLFAYAVSWIMAWVGLLVPSVEVINNASFIVIMPLTFVSNAFVPTDNFNSFLRPFVEWNPVSALTQAARELFGNTGASTSDAWSMQNPVLYTLLWVVIILVVFVPLSIRQYKVASSR; from the coding sequence ATGACGTCGACGCTGAGCTCCACCACCGAGACCCCCGCGGCGCCCGGGTCGCTGACCCGGGTCGTCACCGACGGCTGGGTCCTGGCCAAGCGCAACGTCATCAAGATCATCCGGGTCCCCGAGATCCTGGTGTTCGTGCTGATCAGCCCGATCATGTTCGTGCTGCTGTTCGCGTTCGTGTTCGGCGGCGCCATCGACCCGGGTGACGGGTCCAACTACCGCGAGTTCCTCATCGGCGGCATCTTCGCCCAGACGGTCGTCTTCGGCGCCACGTTTACCGGCGCCGGCCTGGCCGAGGACATCAGCAAGGGCATCATCGACCGGTTCCGGTCGCTGCCCATGTCGCAGTCGGCGGTGCTGGTCGGGCGCACCACGTCCGACATCGTCTACAACGTGCTGTCGCTCATCATCATGGCCCTCACCGGCCTGCTGGTCGGCTGGCGAGTCCGCGACGGCGTGATCGACATGGTGTCTGGCTTCCTGTTGCTGCTGCTGTTCGCCTACGCCGTCAGCTGGATCATGGCGTGGGTCGGGCTGCTGGTGCCGAGCGTCGAGGTCATCAACAACGCCTCGTTCATCGTCATCATGCCGCTGACCTTCGTCTCCAACGCCTTCGTGCCGACGGACAACTTCAACAGCTTTCTCCGTCCGTTCGTGGAGTGGAACCCGGTGTCGGCCCTGACCCAGGCGGCCCGCGAGCTGTTCGGCAACACGGGGGCGTCGACCTCCGACGCGTGGTCGATGCAGAACCCCGTGCTCTACACGCTGCTGTGGGTCGTGATCATCCTGGTCGTCTTCGTGCCGCTGTCGATCCGGCAGTACAAGGTCGCCAGCAGCCGCTGA
- a CDS encoding daunorubicin resistance protein DrrA family ABC transporter ATP-binding protein, translating to MADMIRATGLVKRYKEVEALKGLDLVVPEGKVLGLLGPNGAGKTTAVRILATLLKADGGSAEVAGVDVASDPMGVRSRIGLSGQYAAVDENLTGYENLEMVGRLYGMRKDRASARARDLLERFDLADAGDRPSKTYSGGMRRRLDLAGALVNEPAVLILDEPTTGLDPRSRQQMWTVIRDLVSSGSTVLLTTQYLEEADVLADDIVVIDHGRAIARGTADELKSQTGGERIEVVVADPARRDETAAILARVAHGEVQATETGRGLTAAVEGDGAGRLLAVLEGLRDGKIDVLDVGLRRPTLDDVFLTLTGRPTEDADAQTEEVSS from the coding sequence ATGGCTGACATGATCCGGGCCACGGGCCTGGTCAAGCGCTACAAGGAGGTCGAGGCCCTCAAGGGGCTCGACCTGGTGGTACCCGAGGGCAAGGTGCTCGGGCTGCTCGGTCCCAACGGTGCGGGCAAGACCACGGCCGTCCGCATCCTCGCGACCCTGCTCAAGGCTGACGGCGGGTCCGCCGAGGTGGCGGGGGTCGACGTCGCGTCCGACCCGATGGGCGTGCGGTCACGCATCGGTCTGTCGGGCCAGTACGCGGCGGTCGACGAGAACCTGACCGGCTACGAGAACCTCGAGATGGTCGGCCGGTTGTACGGCATGCGCAAGGACCGGGCATCGGCCCGGGCCCGCGACCTGCTGGAGCGGTTCGACCTGGCCGATGCCGGCGACCGCCCGTCCAAGACCTACTCCGGCGGCATGCGCCGGCGGCTCGACCTGGCGGGTGCGCTGGTCAACGAGCCGGCCGTGCTGATCCTCGACGAGCCCACCACGGGCCTCGATCCGCGCAGCCGGCAGCAGATGTGGACCGTCATCCGCGACCTGGTGTCGTCGGGGTCCACGGTGCTGCTCACCACGCAGTACCTGGAGGAGGCCGACGTGCTCGCCGACGACATCGTCGTCATCGACCACGGCCGGGCCATTGCCCGGGGCACGGCCGACGAGCTGAAGTCCCAGACCGGGGGCGAGCGCATCGAGGTCGTCGTCGCCGACCCGGCACGACGGGACGAAACGGCCGCCATCCTGGCCCGCGTCGCCCACGGCGAGGTGCAGGCCACCGAGACCGGCCGCGGCCTGACCGCAGCGGTCGAGGGCGACGGTGCCGGCCGACTGCTGGCGGTGCTCGAGGGCCTGCGCGACGGCAAGATCGACGTCCTCGACGTCGGGCTGCGGCGACCCACCCTCGACGACGTGTTCCTGACCCTGACCGGTCGTCCCACCGAGGACGCCGACGCCCAGACCGAGGAGGTGTCGTCATGA